In the Pithys albifrons albifrons isolate INPA30051 chromosome 3, PitAlb_v1, whole genome shotgun sequence genome, one interval contains:
- the AKR1D1 gene encoding aldo-keto reductase family 1 member D1 isoform X3 — translation MANSWTAKPVAAVKGRQGGRAVAMTPKGSCLEAVKIAIDAGYRHIDGAFVYFNEHEVGQAIREKIAEGKIKREDIFYCGKLWNTCHPPELVRPTLEKTLKILQLDYVDLYIIELPMAFKPGDALYPKDENGKFIYHETDLCATWEAMEACKDAGLAKSLGVSNFNRRQLEMIMNKPGLKYKPVSNQVECHPYFTQPKLLEFCRQHDIVIVGYSPLGTSRDESWVNVSSPPLLKDPLLNAIGKKYNKTAAQVALRFNIQRGVVVIPKSFNPQRIRENFQIFDFSLTEKEMKEIEALNKNVRYVELLMWRDHPEYPFTDEY, via the exons ATGGCAAACTCCTGGACAGCCAAGCCAGTGGCAGCTGTGAAAGGACGGCAAGGAGGGAGAGCTGTTGCTATG ACCCCCAAAGGTTCCTGTCTGGAGGCAGTGAAGATTGCCATTGATGCTGGTTACCGCCATATTGATGGTGCCTTTGTCTACTTCAACGAGCATGAAGTGGGACAAGCCATCCGGGAGAAGATTGCTGAAGGAAAGATCAAGCGAGAAGACATTTTTTACTGTGGCAAG CTGTGGAATACCTGCCACCCTCCAGAACTGGTGCGCCCCACACTGGAGAAAACCCTGAAGATCCTGCAGCTGGACTATGTTGACCTCTACATTATTGAGCTGCCAATGGCTTTCAAg CCAGGAGATGCGCTCTACCCAAaagatgaaaatggaaaatttatcTACCATGAGACAGACTTATGTGCTACTTGGGAG GCTATGGAGGCATGTAAAGATGCAGGCTTGGCAAAGTCTCTTGGAGTATCCAATTTCAACCGCAGGCAACTGGAGATGATCATGAACAAGCCAGGACTTAAGTACAAACCTGTCAGCAACCAG GTTGAATGCCATCCTTACTTCACCCAACCCAAACTCTTAGAATTTTGCAGACAGCATGACATTGTTATTGTTGGGTACAGCCCATTGGGAACCTCAAGGGATGAATCATG GGTAAATGTGTCCTCCCCTCCTTTACTGAAGGATCCTTTGCTGAATGCCATTGGCAAAAAGTACAACAAGACTGCTGCACAAGTTGCTTTGCGCTTTAACATCCAGCGAGGGGTGGTGGTGATCCCAAAAAGTTTCAATCCACAGCGCATCAGAGAGAATTTCCAG ATCTTTGACTTCTCTCTCACTgagaaagagatgaaagaaattGAAGCACTGAACAAAAACGTTCGTTATGTGGAATTGTTAAT
- the AKR1D1 gene encoding aldo-keto reductase family 1 member D1 isoform X1 has product MANSWTAKPVAAVKGRQGGRAVAMVKSGSSQQHLLLTPKGSCLEAVKIAIDAGYRHIDGAFVYFNEHEVGQAIREKIAEGKIKREDIFYCGKLWNTCHPPELVRPTLEKTLKILQLDYVDLYIIELPMAFKPGDALYPKDENGKFIYHETDLCATWEAMEACKDAGLAKSLGVSNFNRRQLEMIMNKPGLKYKPVSNQVECHPYFTQPKLLEFCRQHDIVIVGYSPLGTSRDESWVNVSSPPLLKDPLLNAIGKKYNKTAAQVALRFNIQRGVVVIPKSFNPQRIRENFQIFDFSLTEKEMKEIEALNKNVRYVELLMWRDHPEYPFTDEY; this is encoded by the exons ATGGCAAACTCCTGGACAGCCAAGCCAGTGGCAGCTGTGAAAGGACGGCAAGGAGGGAGAGCTGTTGCTATGGTGAAAAGTGGTTCTTCCCAACAACACTTATTGCTG ACCCCCAAAGGTTCCTGTCTGGAGGCAGTGAAGATTGCCATTGATGCTGGTTACCGCCATATTGATGGTGCCTTTGTCTACTTCAACGAGCATGAAGTGGGACAAGCCATCCGGGAGAAGATTGCTGAAGGAAAGATCAAGCGAGAAGACATTTTTTACTGTGGCAAG CTGTGGAATACCTGCCACCCTCCAGAACTGGTGCGCCCCACACTGGAGAAAACCCTGAAGATCCTGCAGCTGGACTATGTTGACCTCTACATTATTGAGCTGCCAATGGCTTTCAAg CCAGGAGATGCGCTCTACCCAAaagatgaaaatggaaaatttatcTACCATGAGACAGACTTATGTGCTACTTGGGAG GCTATGGAGGCATGTAAAGATGCAGGCTTGGCAAAGTCTCTTGGAGTATCCAATTTCAACCGCAGGCAACTGGAGATGATCATGAACAAGCCAGGACTTAAGTACAAACCTGTCAGCAACCAG GTTGAATGCCATCCTTACTTCACCCAACCCAAACTCTTAGAATTTTGCAGACAGCATGACATTGTTATTGTTGGGTACAGCCCATTGGGAACCTCAAGGGATGAATCATG GGTAAATGTGTCCTCCCCTCCTTTACTGAAGGATCCTTTGCTGAATGCCATTGGCAAAAAGTACAACAAGACTGCTGCACAAGTTGCTTTGCGCTTTAACATCCAGCGAGGGGTGGTGGTGATCCCAAAAAGTTTCAATCCACAGCGCATCAGAGAGAATTTCCAG ATCTTTGACTTCTCTCTCACTgagaaagagatgaaagaaattGAAGCACTGAACAAAAACGTTCGTTATGTGGAATTGTTAAT